The genomic window TGGAAACACTCCTTGATCGTGTACAACGGACTCGTGCCGATGTCCCCGTAAACGATCCCGAGGGCTCCAAGGGCCAGTGAAAGCATTCTGCCCCGATGTGGAACACCGTTGCGACCGGATGTGACATTCTCCGGGGAGCGCTCTTTGCGATGCGGCAAGAATCGGGATAAATACGAGGAAGGCGGATTACCCCCGCCGGCGGGAAAAAGCCCTTTCATTCCAATGCCTCCGAAGCCCGAGATCGTGAGGATAGACCTCCGACCTACCTTCGGAAGGCTCTACCCTTCGACGCCTGCGAGGTTAGCTGACGGGCTCGGGCCGAAGAGCTTGCCCTTCGCCATGATCGGCGATACGCCCCAAAAACTCGGTTCCCCCGCTCCTGCCCATGCAGGACTCGGCGATTACTCCGGACTTCTTAATGCAAAATTCCTTCCACGTCAACATGATCATTCGAAAAACGGCTGCCGCCGCCCGCGCTTCCGTTCAAGGTATCAATACGCGCGATCGTTTCCGCTCAGCCCGGCAAGGACTCGGTCGAGGCAAAAACTGGGCGGTTGAGCGGCGAGCGGGGCATTTGTCCTGCAAAGAACGTCTCTTCCGCCTTGACCATTTCCGTCTTACCGCATAACCTTTAGCACAAGAGCAAGCACACATCGCCAAAGAGGAGAAAACGCAATTCATGACTGTCGTCGCCATCGTGGGACGCCCCAATGTGGGGAAATCCACGTTGTTCAACCGCATCAGCAAAGACAACAGCGCTCTTGTCGACGATCTTCCGGGTGTGACCAGGGATCGCAATTACGCGCGGGTCTCCTGGAACGACAAACCGTTCGTCATCATCGATACGGCGGGCTTCGTCGGGCAAGACACCTCCGCCTTCGAGGAACTCACTCGGGAGCAGATTCTTCTGGCGCTGGATGAAGCCGATATCCTGCTGTTCGTGGCGGATGCAAAGACGGGCCTGCACCCCGGGGACGCGGAGTTGGCGGATTTGCTGCGACGTTCCTCCAAGCCCGTTTTCTATGCCGTGAACAAGATCGACGGTTCGGAACAAAGACGTCACGCGGCCGAATTCTTCGAACTGGGTTTGGACCGCATCTATCCCATCAGCGCCGCACACGGGTTCGGTATCTCGGAGCTGATGGACGATCTCTGCGCGGCGATTCCGGAAGCGCCCGCGCAGACCGCCGAGGAGGAGGAATCCGGCGGCGCCATCAGAGTGTCCATCCTGGGGCGTCCGAACGTGGGCAAATCGACCCTCGTCAACCACCTCCTGGGCGCGCCGCGCGTGATCGTCAGCCCGGTTCCGGGCACGACCCGGGACGCCGTCGATTCACACATCGTCAAGGCCGGCCAGGAATACGTGCTCATCGACACCGCCGGCATCCGGCGCAAGGGCAGGACCCGGGAGAAGCTCGAGAAAATCAGCATCATCAAGGCACTGCAGAGTGTCGAGCGAAGCCATGTCGTTGTCCTGCTCCTGGACGCCGTCGAGGGTGTCACGGACCAGGATCTTCATATCGCCGGGTACATCAAGGAACGTTCCCGGGCCTGTATTGTCGGAATCAACAAATGGGACGCCGCGGACAAGGACCCGAAGCGCACGAAACGTTTCATGGACGACCTGCACGACCGGTTCCGCTTCCTCACATACGCACCGGTTCTGACTTTCTCCGCCCTCACCGGCCGGAACGTGGCGAGACTCCTGCCGACGGTGAAAGAGGTTTTCCGCCAATACAACCAGCGGGTGACCACGGGCATCGTGAACCGCGCACTGGAGGAAACACTGGCGCGTCACGAACCCCCTCAGGCAG from Syntrophobacter fumaroxidans MPOB includes these protein-coding regions:
- the der gene encoding ribosome biogenesis GTPase Der, with translation MTVVAIVGRPNVGKSTLFNRISKDNSALVDDLPGVTRDRNYARVSWNDKPFVIIDTAGFVGQDTSAFEELTREQILLALDEADILLFVADAKTGLHPGDAELADLLRRSSKPVFYAVNKIDGSEQRRHAAEFFELGLDRIYPISAAHGFGISELMDDLCAAIPEAPAQTAEEEESGGAIRVSILGRPNVGKSTLVNHLLGAPRVIVSPVPGTTRDAVDSHIVKAGQEYVLIDTAGIRRKGRTREKLEKISIIKALQSVERSHVVVLLLDAVEGVTDQDLHIAGYIKERSRACIVGINKWDAADKDPKRTKRFMDDLHDRFRFLTYAPVLTFSALTGRNVARLLPTVKEVFRQYNQRVTTGIVNRALEETLARHEPPQAGNRRRLKFYYATQTAVRPPTFVLFCNYPQAIHFSYERYLTNRFREAFGLDKTPIRLIFRPRQRTGGTS